In the genome of Trypanosoma brucei gambiense DAL972 chromosome 4, complete sequence, the window CTAATGCGTGCCGCACTGCAGCATTCTGCCGATCAGAAACCTGACCACTCAGTTCGCTCAGAAgttgagcaaagaggatctCATTCAAGAATATGGCTCTGGCGTACATCTTAGAATTCAAAGCCACACGTGCTAACACATCAATATCCATCAAGCAGTCGAAGGAAAGTCCTCGCTTCCCTCCATTGGGGCATTCCAATGTTAACTCAATCCGGTTAAGCCCCTtaacagcaccaacaaccTCGTGAGTTGTAACTAATCTCTTGCCGTTAAGAGCCAACAGTCGAGCGCCAACAGGGACACCTGCTAGAGCTCCGGGACCGCCAGGCTCCAGGTGCGACACTACAACGTCCCCACTTACTTCATCGTAGTTAATGCCGAACTTGCGCTCTTCGTTATCCCTTTCCACAACAAAAGTTAGCTTTTCCACCAAGAGTATCATTTCAGGATTTAACTTACCGCGCTCCGACTCAATAAACTCAGCGAAGTCAAAAATTGCCTGCTTGATGTCGTTGGGAGAAACCTCTAGAGCACGTGTAAAGGCTTTAATTATAACCTCTTGTTGTTGCGCGTTTAGTTTCCCAATaaacgcagcagcagcaaagggaaagagatcGCGTGAAAGACCGGTATTGTCCGCAGCGAGCTGTGCTGTGCACCGCAGCGGCTGAATGGGAGAATTTTTGAGCATCACAACGGAAGTGTTATGCAGCCAAGCCATCCACGATTGTTCACGTTTCTTCTTGTTAGCCACTGGCATCCTGGATATGTTCTCGAGTAAGCTGTCATCAACCTGACAGTAACTCATGGCATTTTGGACCAGCTTTAGTATGCCCAAGTTTCGACTCAAGGTAGACTGAGATTCCTGTGCCTTGCTCGTGAACGAACGAAAGTTAAGAAGCAAATCCTCACCCTGAACGAAGCGAAAGTAGACGACGGTGTTGCCCTCCGAATGTGTTACGGATATAACTTCAAAGTCATGATCCCCCAGTCGCAGGACCCTTTTCATCACCTGCTGGAAGTCCTCCTTTGATAGCGACGGCTGGTCGGAAACGAGTGTAAGGGGAAGTTCAGGGTTGAGATTGTCGTGCCCACTGAGGGGGGCACGAGCCTTCAACAAACCATCTGCTGCAGACTTTAACAAATTAGTGAACATATCCTCCGGGAGTCCACACTGCTGTACAAGACGCTGTATGGGTTTAATGAAACGCCTTGCGGGGCGCTGCACGATGCCCACAAGAAATGCAAGCGTACGGAGACCCATCTCCATCTCATCTTGGCAATCGGATTCTTCAATGTACCAAGTAATAGTGTGAATGATTTGCGAACAAAAATCCTTCATGAGCAGAGGTTGCTTCGCCATGATTTGGTTGAGGAACTCAAAGCAGGCCGTAttcacctccttcttctttagACCGGGTACGTTCGGTGTGGCTGCGTCTGCTGGCTCAATACACCCAAGTACATGGGGTAACAACACCTGAAAATCCCTCTCGTGCAGTATGGCTAAGAACGAGTCGAGTGACTTCACAGCGCGGACAACCAAAGCAAGATCTCTCTTATCCTGCAGGAGCCGCTGATGGATAAACTCCACAGCCCATCGGTGGTCGCGCATTTCCTCCGGTGACAGTCCCCGACCCACTCGATCTAGCAACTCCACCACACCTGCATTGAGAGGTTTTTGTGAGGCCTGgggaagcaaacaaaaaagccgGACAGACTTCAGAAGTTCCAATCCTGTGCTTGCAGGGATAACGTCTTTGAACCGCTGCAAGAGAGTGGCAAGGTCAGACATTAAAAGTAAAATTACTTCGTACAGATGCACCTTCTCGGGGTCTGCAAGCCAAGCCTGCAGTTGTGGTAGGAACTGTGTGAGAAgcatcgccttttgtcttcCTGGTACCTCATGTATCATCGAATGAATGACAGAAATGACACTGGCTTGTTGTTCAACATCCGCAGAATGCTGAAGGGTTTTCACTAACAAGTAGAGGACGATGCACGGATATCGCTCGTCCATGTGCAGATGAATACGCAGTCGTGGCTTGTAAAGGGCCAATGCAGGTGTCGcaacctcttcctcctctgctatCTCACCCTCTTGTAGTGCCTTCACAATGTATCTAGCCTTCGTCGGGTCGACGGCTCCAATGACACTCAGACACTTCATGGCAGAGTAAATCACAGCCTCACTTTCCTCCGCTTCACCACGTATAATCCGTGAGAGCGCGCGGTATACACTCACATGGGTAGATTGCTCAGTAATGGGAACAGTGGCCAAAATTGAGCAAAGTGCCTCAATTGCAGCCTTCCGCCGAGTCGACGAAGTACTCCCATTGACAATGGCAAGAACAGGCTGAATAAGTTGTTTCGCATCACAATGGTTCCGTGGACCAGAATGATCCAGAACGGCTCTCAACAGATTCAACAGTGCAACAGAAAGACTCTTTGAGACAAACGGCTGTTTTTCTAGTCTTCTTAACACTGATGTCTCAACTGTACTAGGGGACAGAAGTATCGTTCCATTTTCCGCCGCCATTTGCAGGAGAAAGGCGTGATAAACTGTCGAGGAGATAGAGCCATCCTTTACATCAATCTCTCGCAACATGTACTCTTGAAGCTGCAACAACTGTGCATGCAAAATGTCAGGCTGTAAAGAATGGAGTCTGTACAGTAACAACATGGCCTGATCCCGCACACCACGGCAGACGTCATTACGGGACATAAATAAAGCATCTATGTTGTCCGGTTGGACGAGATATGGCTCAAACACGGGCGAGAGCCTTTTCAGAGTATAGTAGCGTATTTCCATTTGCCTGTCCGTCACCGCAACGTCAAGCAGGCTCTCTACGGCAATTTTAACCCTACTGTTCAGTTGCGTAATAGTGGCGTCTACATGGCTCCCTtggcaacttccccccttgtCGGGAGACAGAAGAACCTCACAAAGACTAACGACTGTGCCGACAGCCGCACGTCTGACATCAGTGTGTTTGTGAAATACAAGACCAACCGCGCTCTCAAGTGCCTCAGTGTATCGTAGTGTTTCgaggaaagagagggatCGCACCAAGACATCGACGTCACTATCGGGTGAGAGATCAATATTGCACTCTTCGAGCCAATCCACATTGGATGGGGCGCGATTCCCCATGAAATGAAGAAGTGCAGCAACCTTCTCGACGCTGTTGAGCACATCGGCTCGCTCAAGCAAATCATACACCCCGAAAACACATTGCTCTCCACATTGAGTTCGCAAATAGTCAAGTATTTCAAAAGCTAGTTGATTAAAAGGAGATTTCGCTATGAAGTTACTCACAGCGTCGACAGTGAGCACTGCATGCGACTCGATATTATTGAGGGATTTGATAACACTTCTAAAAGTGGTGAGTGCGCTTAAGACAACAGCCTCGTCGCCACCAGAGATGTAGGACAAAAGATTTTTCATGACCAAATCGTACAATTTTTCGTCCTTGACTAAAAGGGGAAGAATTTTTCCCGTTGCGCGTGCGGCCCTAACACGAACGTCCTCGGTGTATACCCTCCAGTCACGCTGCACCacgaaggaagcaactgctTCTAGCGACCACGGCACAGTCTGCAAAGTAGAAGATGCCGATATTGCGTCAATTACCGTTAAGAGTCCGGTTATGTGTTTTTCCTCAGTTGCTGACGATAAGTGAGACGTCATGGTGCTGGCCATCTGCTCCGCCATTGAGGCGGTCACCTCAATACAGTGACTTTCCGCGATGTTAACAAGGAGACGTGTTAGTGCTTGGCGGTGCCAATTATCGTTACTTTCCATGATTTCGTGTATGAGACAAGGTGGCGAGCAGGGTGTGTTCAGCAGGTCCAAAAGAGCAGGACTCCGCTTGATCACTACAGCCCCTGCATCCACCATGGTGGCAACCGTTTGGCAACCTACAGCCTTAGCACGAGTAACCGAGCTGGACTGCATTGTGGTAATGGCTCGCCCAAAATGCTTCCCAAGAAGGTCAGATGTGGAGCGCACATTTTCCCTTAGCACCTCTCCCATTTCCTGCAAAATGGTGTTGCAATCCGCCTCGTTTGTTGTCTCACAAACCTTCCGTACGAGAAGAGTAAAACATCTACACCTCAATTCGTGTGGGTCCCCCAAATGTACATCAAACACGACACGAAGAGATTTGACCCCTTTGCTAATTGAAACACCGAAAGTGTCGCACAACAGTTGGAAAATATAGTCGATCAAACAATGTTCACTCAGCTCCGGTGCATGCGCCACGAGGATATCGAGCAGCGCGGAAAGGCACTCCTCTACACGACGGGGGCGGTCATCAGGTGCGTTCTGAAGGTTTGAAAATACTAGTCCAAACTGGCGTGTAAGTGCAGAAGCACTGTCACCGAAAGGCCTTGATGACCTCGGACTCTCTATATTTGACATTCGGCTCCAGCAGAAATGAGTACCCACAAACagaaatatgtatatgtgagCGCTAACaagcaaagacaaaagaacaGAGGGTCACTAAGACCTCTGCGTGTTCTCCCCTTCGTTCCCTACTCGAAACCTTACTTGCCAACAACTGCCTCCCTCCCTTTATTCTTCCTCACCAACTCTTTGCTCCACTCACACCCTATGGGATGTCAGCGTCTCAGCTCCTCCGAGAGCCACAACCGCGACCTCCCTCCTACCAGCAACGCAGAACGGGGAAGGGAGAAATTGTCACGGAACGAAACCAAGACGACAGCACCAAGCAAAGTTTAGAAAGTAATAAGTTATCCgaatagaaacaacaacggcaTGAGTTTCATCGTAAAACCATAGAAGAAAATACGgaagcacaaacacgcacGCATATCGGCATCCATGGTGCTGTTAGCTAGCAATGCCGTTCACACTACATGAACGCTATACACAAACCCGCACACAATCAAACACAATTAGACCAACAATCTGCTGCGTACTCTCCCTCAACGGCTGTAGCACTCCTCCGTTTACGAGGTTGCGACACATATAACAAGTAGCAAAACAGTTCATGACAAACATGAAAATTAAGAAGATGTCATAGAAGTTATCAACCGCAGGCAGCACCGGCGGCACTAAGGCAGCGGTGACGGTGATGCTTATTCAGCCGAATTGTTCGTAAAGAGCGGTGAATAAGAGAAGGTGGATTCGATCATACGGTCATTAATGAGGTCTCATTTGAAGAGTTTCCACGCGGCACATTCAACGCGAACGTAATCGACTCACTGGTAACGTTCAGCAACGGTTCTGTGGTGTTACCAAAAATCGTTATCGTTGAGATTTTCTCGTTGACCGCAGGGATTACCTTGTCTCTGAGCTCCCTCGAAAGTATGTCGTTCAGCGTGAGCTGATCAATCGCTCCAATATTTGAAGTTTCTACATCAATCGCCAGGTCAAGCAAATCCATTTCCAAAGGGATGGCGCCGCTGGAGTCAAAATAAAGGCTTGACAGAGAAACTGTCGTGTTACACAGTAGCCTCATCGCGGGAATGGGATCACCTTCAGGGGGTTTCATTTCCAACGCCAGTCGGATGCCTAAAAGATGGAGAATGAGGCTATCCAAACCTACGGGTTCCAAATGCACCGCAGTCTCCGCCTTTACTGAAACCATGAAGGGGCAGTCTGGACAGAGAAGGTAAGCCTCGGGGTACATGGCACTTATCAAAGAGGTGTTAAACTCCTGGGCGAACTTTTTGGTAAATTTCACAATACTTTTATTAACGAGAGGGACTAAGACAGTGTTCACAGCAGTAAAGGAAGCAActacaccgaagcttctttCGGGAAAGGGCACGTCAAGTAGAGGAGTCTTGGCGGACGAATTCGACCCCCCTCCCGGGGATGGAGCAACAATTGTCACCAAAACCTGCAAATTCCCATCGGTAATTTTCGG includes:
- a CDS encoding expression site-associated gene (ESAG) protein,putative, which codes for MPKLFLLLYVTLFYHVSQSLGRIITLPTGSDAGSIELSGEPFPSGDVALVVNDTAIANIMPTVVKMVNNMLDKYTIPSREVNGIQLGAIPITGIKIGNISLEIKHPNKLVLNVTDIVADAEDTTFSKSLVITSCRGKVRASVAVSSASLVLGLSVDDDEKLKITVDDMNVRFAKLNLTPKLVNWCMVFDNFIIKFIKQQEGSIMGNLQGEIPRAAMGPLEEKLNDFIATAPLVFPESPKITDGNLQVLVTIVAPSPGGGSNSSAKTPLLDVPFPERSFGVVASFTAVNTVLVPLVNKSIVKFTKKFAQEFNTSLISAMYPEAYLLCPDCPFMVSVKAETAVHLEPVGLDSLILHLLGIRLALEMKPPEGDPIPAMRLLCNTTVSLSSLYFDSSGAIPLEMDLLDLAIDVETSNIGAIDQLTLNDILSRELRDKVIPAVNEKISTITIFGNTTEPLLNVTSESITFALNVPRGNSSNETSLMTV